Proteins from a genomic interval of Niabella soli DSM 19437:
- a CDS encoding helix-turn-helix domain-containing protein, with protein MFLTGVFYVSLKSLLTLKFEPMTNTSAMDKKIHQGRNVKRFREMLGIKQDALAYELGDDWNQQKISLLEQKETIDAPLLQQISAALKIPAEAIQNFDEEHAVSIISNTFNTHDQSNGVNAFPTFNFNPVEKMVELYERMLQQQKEMIEKLEKLIEKK; from the coding sequence TTGTTTTTAACCGGTGTATTTTACGTATCTTTAAAGTCATTATTAACGCTTAAATTTGAACCTATGACAAATACAAGTGCTATGGACAAAAAAATACATCAGGGCCGAAATGTAAAACGCTTCCGTGAAATGCTGGGTATAAAGCAGGACGCCCTTGCCTATGAGCTTGGGGATGACTGGAACCAGCAAAAAATTTCCCTTCTGGAACAAAAAGAAACCATTGACGCTCCCCTACTCCAACAAATTTCCGCTGCGTTAAAAATACCTGCGGAGGCCATACAGAATTTTGATGAGGAACATGCCGTAAGTATCATATCTAATACATTTAATACACACGACCAATCAAATGGCGTGAATGCTTTTCCTACTTTCAATTTTAATCCTGTTGAAAAAATGGTTGAGCTATACGAGCGCATGCTTCAGCAACAAAAAGAAATGATTGAGAAGTTGGAAAAACTAATTGAAAAGAAATAA
- a CDS encoding glycoside hydrolase family 2 sugar binding, with amino-acid sequence MKIPSVLLLTVAVLFAVAGANAATPNNDTSVITCDGPWKFKTGDKPQWSAPDFNDAGWELVDLSAPPGAHDGDVGLSGYVPGWTAKGHNDYSGFAWYRLKISLPAVKGAHLAIAGPPAVDDAYQLFVNGVLLGSAGDFSGPVPVAYSIRPQLFLLPDSLKNKNQVTIAFRVWMSKATISQLPDAGGIHIAPVLGEQSSVETIYKFQWGQTIKGYIAEVILPAIFILLALLIFILYKPRKQYKWFVMALILLALVRTNQAVFYWLQIESAHAFDLITTVILIPLVLGSWLLAWWHWHKLVRPVWVPRVILLLTFIYMCVQLLGLPWVAESLPHTVFDTLSKAIRLVFVLLLLYIIYRGIRQRTEDKGLVLLATLLVATGLFAPELSALHIQGIWFPFGVGVSRSQYAYMAFDVILFIILIRHYKRQKQDPGVFKK; translated from the coding sequence ATGAAAATACCATCTGTCCTTTTATTGACCGTTGCAGTGTTATTTGCCGTTGCGGGGGCTAACGCTGCTACACCTAATAATGATACATCCGTTATAACCTGCGATGGCCCATGGAAATTTAAGACCGGCGATAAACCTCAATGGAGCGCCCCGGATTTTAATGATGCCGGCTGGGAGTTGGTAGATCTGTCTGCCCCGCCGGGTGCGCATGATGGCGATGTTGGCCTTTCAGGCTATGTGCCCGGGTGGACGGCTAAAGGTCATAACGATTATTCCGGGTTTGCCTGGTACCGTTTAAAAATTTCATTGCCTGCTGTAAAAGGCGCCCACCTGGCTATAGCCGGCCCCCCTGCTGTTGATGACGCTTATCAGTTATTTGTTAACGGGGTGCTATTGGGCAGTGCCGGCGATTTTTCAGGCCCGGTGCCGGTTGCATACAGTATACGCCCGCAGTTATTTTTGCTGCCGGATAGCCTTAAAAATAAAAACCAGGTAACGATTGCCTTTAGAGTGTGGATGAGCAAAGCCACCATAAGTCAGCTCCCGGATGCCGGTGGGATCCATATTGCCCCGGTATTGGGTGAGCAAAGTAGTGTTGAAACGATATATAAATTCCAATGGGGTCAAACCATCAAAGGCTATATAGCGGAAGTGATACTGCCTGCTATATTCATACTATTGGCACTGCTGATTTTTATTTTGTACAAACCCCGAAAGCAGTACAAATGGTTTGTGATGGCATTAATCCTGCTTGCCCTGGTGCGCACCAACCAGGCTGTTTTTTACTGGCTCCAGATAGAGAGCGCTCATGCATTTGATCTGATTACCACGGTTATCCTGATACCGCTGGTGCTGGGTAGCTGGCTGCTGGCCTGGTGGCACTGGCACAAACTGGTACGACCTGTTTGGGTGCCGCGGGTCATCCTACTGCTTACCTTTATTTATATGTGCGTACAATTGCTGGGGCTTCCCTGGGTGGCTGAATCCCTTCCCCACACTGTTTTTGACACGCTTTCCAAAGCCATACGCCTGGTATTTGTTTTATTGCTATTGTATATTATCTACCGGGGCATACGGCAGCGCACAGAAGATAAAGGGCTTGTTTTACTGGCCACCTTGCTGGTTGCAACGGGTTTATTTGCACCCGAATTATCGGCGCTGCATATTCAGGGCATCTGGTTTCCTTTTGGTGTGGGCGTCTCGCGCTCTCAGTATGCTTATATGGCGTTTGATGTGATCCTGTTTATAATACTGATCCGTCATTATAAACGACAAAAGCAAGATCCTGGAGTTTTTAAGAAATAA